One window from the genome of Ictidomys tridecemlineatus isolate mIctTri1 chromosome 12, mIctTri1.hap1, whole genome shotgun sequence encodes:
- the Atp6v1e2 gene encoding V-type proton ATPase subunit E 2, with translation MSLSDVDVQKQIKHMMAFIEQEANEKAEEIDAKAEEEFNIEKGRLVQTQRLKIMEYYEKKEKQIEQQKKIQLSTMRNQARLKVLRARDNLISELLRDAKLKLGRIVADPKVYQDLLDKLVLQALLRLLEPVVIVRCRPQDFLLVETAVQKAIPEYQNVTQRNVDIHMDQEDYLGVNAAGGVEIYSSNRKTMVSNTLESRLDLSAQQKMPEIRMTLFGANPNRKFFI, from the coding sequence ATGTCACTGAGCGATGTCGACGTGCAGAAGCAGATCAAGCACATGATGGCTTTCATCGAGCAGGAAGCCAATGAGAAGGCAGAGGAAATAGATGCCAAGGCTGAGGAGGAGTTCAACATTGAGAAAGGACGTCTTGTGCAAACCCAGCGACTGAAGATTATGGAGTATTATGAGAAGAAGGAGAAGCAGATAGAGCAGCAGAAGAAAATTCAGTTGTCCACCATGAGGAACCAGGCAAGGCTGAAAGTCCTGAGAGCCCGAGATAACCTCATCTCAGAATTGCTCAGGGATGCAAAGCTGAAACTTGGTAGAATCGTGGCGGACCCAAAAGTATACCAGGATTTGCTGGATAAACTAGTGCTCCAGGCTCTGCTCCGATTGCTGGAGCCCGTGGTGATTGTGCGCTGCAGGCCACAGGACTTCCTCctggtggagactgcagtgcaaaaggcCATCCCTGAGTACCAGAATGTAACCCAAAGAAATGTGGATATCCACATGGATCAAGAAGATTACCTGGGTGTGAATGCCGCTGGAGGGGTGGAGATCTATAGCAGCAATCGGAAAACAATGGTTTCCAATACCCTGGAAAGTCGCCTGGATCTCTCAGCCCAGCAAAAGATGCCAGAAATCCGAATGACATTGTTTGGAGCTAATCCCAACagaaagttctttatataa